In Notolabrus celidotus isolate fNotCel1 chromosome 8, fNotCel1.pri, whole genome shotgun sequence, a genomic segment contains:
- the thoc3 gene encoding THO complex subunit 3, with protein sequence MASQYFVEMQESFKNNNKSREFPAHTAKVHSVAWSCDGRRLASGSFDKTASVFVLEKDRLVKENNYRGHSDSVDQLCWHPTNPDLFVTASGDKTIRIWDVRTTKCIATVITKGENINICWSPDGQTIAVGNKDDVVTFIDAKTHRSKAEEQFKFEVNEISWNNDNDMFFLTNGNGCINILSYPELKPIQSINAHPSNCICIKFDPTGKYFATGSADALVSLWDVDELVCVRCFSRLDWPVRTLSFSHDGKMLASASEDHFIDIAEVETGEKLWEVQCDSPTFTVAWHPKRPLLAYACDDKEGKYDNNREAGTVKLFGLPNDS encoded by the exons ATGGCGTCTCAGTATTTCGTGGAGATGCAGGAGAGTTTCAAGAACAACAATAAGAGCCGAGAGTTCCCGGCTCACACCGCCAAGGTCCACTCCGTGGCCTGGAGCTGCGACGGACGAAGACTCGCTTCCGGGTCCTTCGACAAAACCGCCAGTGTCTTCGTCCTGGAGAAAGACCGACTG GTGAAAGAGAATAACTACAGAGGTCACAGTGACAGTGTGGATCAGCTCTGCTGGCACCCCACCAACCCAGATCTGTTTGTCACCGCGTCCGGAGACAAGACCATCCGAATATGGGACGTCCGCACCACGAAGTGCATCGCCACTGTCATCACAAAAG GGGAGAACATCAACATCTGCTGGAGCCCGGACGGTCAGACCATCGCGGTCGGTAATAAAGACGACGTGGTGACCTTCATCGACGCGAAGACGCACCGCTCCAAGGCCGAGGAGCAGTTCAAGTTCGAGGTGAACGAGATCTCCTGGAACAACGACAACGACATGTTCTTCCTCACAAACGGCAACGGCTGCATCAACATCCTGAG ttaTCCGGAGCTGAAGCCCATCCAGTCCATCAACGCTCACCCGTCAAACTGCATCTGTATCAAGTTCGACCCCACGGGGAAGTACTTTGCGACAGGAAGTGCGGACGCTCTGGTGTCACTGTGGGACGTGGATGAACTGGTGTGTGTTCGCTGCTTCTCCAG GTTGGACTGGCCAGTGAGGACGCTGAGCTTCAGCCATGATGGGAAGATGTTAGCCTCGGCCTCCGAGGATCACTTCATCGACATTGCTGAGGTGGAAACAG GTGAGAAGCTGTGGGAGGTTCAGTGTGATTCCCCGACCTTCACCGTCGCCTGGCATCCCAAGAGGCCGCTGCTCGCCTACGCCTGCGACGACAAGGAGGGCAAATATGACAACAACAGGGAGGCGGGAACCGTCAAACTGTTCGGTCTGCCCAACGACTCCTGA